From Nomascus leucogenys isolate Asia chromosome 23, Asia_NLE_v1, whole genome shotgun sequence:
gtatgtgtgtatgtgtttgtgtgtgtgtatgtgtgtgtatgtgtgtatgtgtgtatgtgtgcgtatgtgtgtgtgtatgtgtgtatgtgtgtatgtgtgtatttgtgtgtgtatgtgtgtgtatgtgtgtatgtgtgtatgtgtgtgtatgtgtgtgtatttgtgtgtgtgtgtatgtgtgtgtgtttgtgtgtatttgtgtgtgtatgtgtgtgtatgtgtgtgtatgtgtgtgtgtgtgtatgtgtgtatgtgtgtgtgtatgtgtgtgtatgtgtatttgtgtgtgtgtgtatgtgtgtgtctttgtatgtgtgtatgtgtgtatttgtgtgtatgtgtatgtgtgtatgtgtgtgtatgtgtgtatgtgtgtatgtgtgtgtatgtgtgtatgtgtgtatgtgtgtgtaagtgtgcgtgtgtgtatgtgtgtgtgcgtgtgtgtgtatgtgtgtatgtgtgtgtatgtgtgtgtgtatgtgtgtctatatgtgtgtatgtgtgtatgtgtgtgtatgtgtgtgtatgtgtatgtgtgtatgtgtgtctatgtgtgtgtatgtgtgtgtatgtgtgtatgtgtgtgtatgtgtgtgtgtgtatgtgtgtgtgtgtgtatttttgtgtgtgtgtgtgcgtgtgtgtgtgttgcgaGCTCCCATTCCTCTAAGACGATGACAGAGGCTGTGCAGATGTTTTCTATGTgatctcctcttctccctcaaaTTATTCCCAGAGGAGGGATCTCAGggacctgcctctgcctccccagatATGTTCCCACATTTGGGTCAGCCTGGGCAGAGGGCAGAAGAGCTCACATTTCTGTGTGGAGAGCAGGCTGAGCTCACTGCAGGCCTCCCTGTCATCAATCATCTTCATTTCACAGGTCTCGTCCTGAGACGTCTCCTCCTGACCCACCATGGCTGCCTGGCTCTCCCGGGAGTGGCACCTACAATGTTCAAGATAGAGAAACACATCAAGACCTGCCAGCcagcccttctccccttccctcatCAAGTAAAGCATCACACACGCACATATACgtacacacagaaacacatgcacacacaagcacatacgcacacacacaggtgcacactcACGTGAACATGTATGCAATTGCTGTAGGCTCATACTCTTGTGATAGCCATTGAAGCCGTGGAGCCATTGAAGTGTTAAGATTAGGGTGAGGGTTCCATGTGAGAGGGCATTTGGTATAGATCCAAGGAGATCTGAGTCCTGACCCTAATTCACTTACCATCTGGTCCAAGTCACTTAGCCCAAcacatgcctcagtttccctttctatGAAATTGGAGTGACATATGCTGTGCCTGACTTAGAGGCTTGTTGTGAGTCACAAATAAAGCAACAGATGAGACGGTGCTCTGAGGGTTGAAAGAGCCAACTTTGACGGAGGGTCCTGAGTCCATAAAGGGCAGAGTGGGCCCGTGAAGAGGCTGCTCCCTGCCAACCCACACCTGTGACAGCTGGGCCTTTGGCATTTGCTTGGCCATAGCTGAGGTGTCCCTGGCATCCTACTTTGATGGTGCCCTTGATTCTGACACTGGATCCCTGGAGTAAAGACACAGACAGGAAGCCTCACCTAGAGGGGTTTGCTCTCCTGAGCAGAGGGCACTAGCCTGAGTCCCTGCTGAGCCTGAATCCCTTCTGAGCTCCAGACCCTTCCACACCAGGGCGTGGATTTCCCTGCTGGGACAGGGTCTTCTGCTCACCGGGTTGTGTCTTCTTTAGCTCTGGACCACGAACTCTTCCTTTTCCTGTCTGAGCTCAGCTCAGTGCCTCCCTCCATCTTTATCCTCAGACCCCAGAGGGCATCAGCATTGGGAAAAGATCCCAGTTCATCCTTTCAGAACTGAGCACTAGTCAGTGCCCTGGCTCGGAGCATCTCAGGCAGGGTAGGGGCAGTTCTCTCTCAGGGAGGCCTACAGATGGCCACCGGCCCCACAGTGGAAGGAAAGATGACAGGTGGGAGCTCCAGGAGGattgggaggggagggaggtggagtgGGCTTTGGCGAGGCGTGTGGGGAGGGGCTGGAGACGCAGAGCAGCAGCAGGCAGGCGACAGCACTTCTGGGGGCCACCGGGCACAGGACATGCTGGTCCATCCTCAGCACAAGCAATATTGGCACTAGATCTGCCGTTAGCCTTTAGCTGTGACACAGAGGACAAAGCCCGGGAGCTGGGACGTGGGCTATGCTCCTCTTCTTCACCAAGCTGAAGCTTGGCACCCTGTGTGTTTGTACCATCTGCAGTGGGCAGAGGGAACCAACGCTTCATGAGCACtgactgtgctgggcactgtgccgGGTGCTTTGCATGTATTTTGCTATGTGGAGAGACGTATCTGTGGGGACAAGGAAATCCCCTGGGGtctcctcccccagctcctctAAACATCCCTCTCCCCTTATGTCACAGAGAACAAAGCTTCACATGAAAATGCCCTTAGAGGGTGGGAATTAATTCACCCTGAGATGCTAAAGACAGACATGGAGCCTTCTTTAAGCAGAGGCTTCATGAGGCCAGAGGGGAGAAGGGGGTGCGGGGGCTCAGCACGTCCTCAAATTTGGCTAATTAAACCTGGAATTGATTGAGACATGTCTCAGTCGCTCTTCTTAACAAGGTCAACCGAGTCACAAGCACCAAAGTCCACCTTTTGTGCCCACTCTTAAATAACAaaggaaattacaaaatttttgcactgaatgaaaatgaaaacaaaatttgtgAGCTCCAGCAAAAGCAGCACTTGGTAGGAACTTTACAGCTCTAAGTGCTTAaattaatgaagaagaaaagtctAAAATTAATCCTCTAAATTCCCACCTTAGGAAGCCAGTAAAAGagaagcaaatggaaacaaaactaGGTAGAAGAAAGGAAGTAGTTAAGGTAGCAGTGGAaatcaaggaaatagaaaatgcacaaaaaatagagaaaaatgacaccaaaaagtggttctttgaaaatatcataacGAGGGATAAATCTCTAGccacactgattttaaaaaaatatacaaattactggcttggtgcggtggttcacgcctgtaatcctagcactttgggaggccgaggcaggtggatcacctgaggtcaggagtttgagaccagcctgaccaacatagagaaaccccgtctctactaaaagtacaaaattaaccTGGTatggaggcgcatgcctgtaatcccagctactcgggagactcaggcaggagaatcccttgaacctgggaggcggaggttgcagtgagcggagattgtgccattgcactccagcctgggcaacaaaagcaaaaactccgtctctctctctctttctctctctctctctctctctctctctctctctctgtctctctctctctctctctctctctatatatatatatatatatatatacaaattaccaatatcaaggATGAAAGAGAGGACATCACGACACAGCCTATAAACATTAAAAGGTTAATTAGAAAGTGTTAGGAACTGCTTCATGCCAACAAGTTTGATAATGCAGAtgaaatggatacatttcttgaaagacactGTGTTAGTTTCCATTTGCAGCTGTAATAAATTTCCACAAACACAGTGACCCAAAACTACGCAGATTTAATATCTTACAGTTTCAGAAGCCAAGAGTGTAAACTGGGCTTCCTCTGGCTGAAATCGAGGTATTGACAGCACTGTGCTCCTTCtgcaggctccaggggagaatctgtttccatCCTTTCCCAGCATCCTCcggctgccagcattccttggcttctggCTCGCAGCAGCAATCACATCACTCCGACCTCTGCTTCTCTGGTCACGTCCCGTctctggcttgtttttttttttttaaattttttgcttccataggttttgggggaacaggtggtatttggttacgtAAGTAAggtctttagtggtgatttgtgagattttgatgcatccatcacccaagcagtatacactgaatccaatttgtagtcttttatccgtCATccactcccaccctttccctctgAGCCTCTAAAGTCCATTTTATCCTTCTTATGCCTCTGaatcctcataacttagctcccacttataagtgagaacatacaatgtttggttttccattcctgagttacttcacttagaataatagtatCTAATCCCACTCAGTTGCTGTggatgccattaattcattcctttttatggctgagtagtattccatcatacatataccacagtttttttatccactcattgattgatgggcatctgggctggctccacatttttgcaattgtgaattgcactgctataaacatgcgtgtgcaagtatctttttcatataatgacttattttcctctgggtatatatccattagtgggattgctggatcaaatgacaattctacttttagttctttaaggaatttccgcACTGCTTTCCATcatggttgtactagtttacattcccaccagcagttagAAATTTTCCGTTTTCACTGCATCCGTGCCAACATCTATTACTTTTGGATTTTTTGGTAATGGCCATTCTtataggagtaaggtggtatcacactgtggttttgatttgcatttccctgatcgttAGTGATGTTACTCATGttctcatgtttgttggccatttgtgtatcttcttttgagaattgtctattcatgtcctcagctcactttttgatgggattgtttgcttttttcttgctaatttgtttgagtaccttgtagattctggatattagtcttttgttggatgtatagattgtgaagatttcctcCCACTCTGGGTTATctttttactctgctgattgttccttttgccatgcaaaagttTTTTTAGTTTAAGTAAGTCCCacctatttctctttgtttttgttgcattagcttttgggttcttggtcatgaaatctttgcctaagccaatatctagaagggtTTGCCAGTgttatattctaaaatttttatttttacaggtcttagatttaagtccttgatccatcttgagtggagttttgtgtaaggtgagagatgaggatccagttttattctcctacatgtggcttgccagttattacagcaccatttgttgaatagggccctgcctccctcttacaAAGACTTGTGATTACTTTGGATCCACCCATATAATCCAGGATGAACTTCCCATCTCCAGACCCTtactttaataacatttttaaagtcccttttgtcatgtACAGTAACACATTTATAGGTTCAGGGGACAAAGATATGGGCATCCTTGGGAGGTCATTCTGCCTACCAGAGATGGAAATACCAAAATGCATagacaaagaaatagaatacCTGAATAGTCCTGTACCTATTAAAAAACCTGAAAGTGTAgtttaaaaatcttcccacaaagagACCTCTGGACAGACATGGCTTCATTCTGTCAAACACTTAAGAAAGAAATGAACCTTAACTCTTCACAttgaacacaaaaattaacctggaatggatcatagacctaaacttgaaagcaaaaactataaaacctccagcaaaacaaacaaacaaacaaacaaaaaagggagcATGCTTATAACGCTGAATAGGCAAAGAATTTTTGATAGGACACAAAAAGCATTAACCATAGCATAAAAATCGGTATATtttccatcaaaataaaaatctttgctcTTCAACAGATATTAagacaatgaaaaggaaaactacaggctgaagaaaatatttgccatacATACATTTGACAAAGACTGCTTTCCAGAATGTATTAAGAAGTCTTATGATATAGTTTAAATATTTGgctccacccaaatttcatgttgcattgtaatccccagtgttggaggtggggcctgataggaggtgtttgggtcttgGGGGCGGTTTCCtcgtggcttggtgctgtcctcaagATGGTGATGAGTtcctgtgagatctggttgttgaaatgtgtgtagcaccttccccctcactctctcttgctcctgcttttgccatttGATGTGCCAACTCCcgctttgccttccgccatgagtaaAAGTTCTGTGAGGCCTTTTCAGAAGgtaagcagatgctggcaccatgcttcctgtacaggtTGCAGAACCttgccaattaaaccccttttgtttataaattgcccaatctcaagtatttctttatagcaatgcaagaatgtcCTAACACATCTTATAACTCAAAAATAAGAAGGCAGAGAATTCAATAGAAACAGTGGGCAAAGGAGAtacacaaataaacaataaagcaCATGTGAAGATACTCAATAGCTTTAGTCACCAGGAAAACACTTATTAAAACCATATTGATATGCAACTACTTGCCCACTcaaatggattaaataaaaaagggatgaaaatatcaaatgttagcaaggatgtgaaaTACCTGAACCTGTCATATGTTGCCGGCAAGAATTAAAAATAGTaccattggctgggtgcagtggctcactcctgaaattccagcactttggtagccaggtggataacctgaggtcaggagttcgagacgagcctggccaacatgacaaaatcccatctctactaaaaatacaaaaattagctgggcttggtggcaggctctgtaatccctgctacttggaaggctgtggcaggagaatcgcttgaatctgcgAGATGggcgttgcagtgagccaagattgcaccactgcattccagcttgggtgacagagcaagaccctgtctcaaaaaaaaaaaaaaaaaaaaaagtaccatcactttggaaaacagtttggcagtgtcttattcagttaaatacatatttttatgtaatccAGCAATTTCAGTTCTATAATTCTAGTCTTGATAAAACATAtgaaacatgttcacacaaagacttgtCCATTAATAATCACagccaaggctgggcgcagtggctcacacctgtaatcccagcactttgggagtccaaggcaggtggatcacttgaggtcaggagttcgagaccagcctggccaacttggcaaaaccccatctctactcaaaatagaaaaattacccaggtgtggtggcacatgcctgtaatcccagctattcaggaggctgaggcaagagagtcacttgaacctgggatgtggaggttgcagtgagccaagatcacaccactacagtacatcctgggtgacagagcaagactttggctaaaaaaaaaaaatcacagccactttattaaaaataaccagaacttggaaacaaccaaaatgttcatcaacaggtgaataCATAAGTGATGGTATGTCTATTGTAGATatgactcaaaaataaaaggaacaaacaagAGATACCCATAACAGAATGATTAAACCTCAAAAGCACTGTGCTGAGCAAAAAAGAACGACATGAAATAgtacatgctgtatgatttccatttatgtgaaattccaTAAGAGGCACAAATAACATATATTGACGGAAAGCACATCAGTGGTTAACTGGAGCTGAGGAGGGGAGGATTGACTGCAATGGGGCATGAGGTTACTTTTTGCAATAATGGAAATTTTGATTGTAGTGGTAACTATGGAgatgtatatatttgtcaaaattcattgaACTGTGCCATCAAGATGAGTGCATATTACTGTATATAAATTGTAagtcaataaagttgatttttaaaaaataacagcaagaagttaaaaaatgaaagttcttGGTCCTCATTCTTAGTGATTCCAACACAGCAGGACTGATATGGGGCCcagaaatttgcattttcatcAAGCCCCGTGGATAATTACGCTGCAGGCTCTTTCACTTATAGTATTTGTCTCTATCAGCACACAATCCCGGGCAACAAACCAAATAGGCAagcaaagaaaattcagaaaaaaagagtttgaggTTTTGTGTGTCCTTGTTCCACCCCCCAACCTCCGTTCTTTAGGAGGAATGCTGGTCACTACCAAGGCATCCTCCAGGGTGCTGTTTCCCCTAGCCTTGGGCTCAGCTGTGGATAagcttccttcattcattctttacAAAACGAATTTTGCTAAGAAGGTACATGggatagaaacaaaataaaaacacattagaACTTCAGAGAAGCCATTGTATTTTCATAGCACAAATAACTTCCTATAAAGTCATGCAAGTCTGGCACAAGAAGGGATTGAGTGGCCCAGCTCACTGGGCACATGGTACCCACAAATATGTCTACCCCAGAAGAGCAGGAGGTCAACAGGAGCCTGATGGGCTGCCTGTGTAAAGAATGCAACAGCGTAACAACAAATGTGCTAACACCCACATCCCAGCCTTCTTCCCACCCTGCTCTTAAAAAAGGGAAGAGAGGGTAATTTCCCTGCCAAATTAGATTAAACCATACTGCTCTGTTTCTGTTTGTTAGTCTTTTCCTGCTATCTGCTGTGTCTTCCCCATCTGTGGCCCACTGTTGTCTCTCCCTGTTGAAATCCTTCTCATTCTTCATGGTCCAGCTTGAGTAACACCTCCATCAGACCTTATCAGATCATCATAGTCAAATGAAGTCTCTCCCTCCCTTAAGCTCTGGGGCACTTGGCTTGAAGAGCTCTTACAGAGATCTTGacttgtattttactttttca
This genomic window contains:
- the LOC115832927 gene encoding voltage-dependent L-type calcium channel subunit alpha-1C-like yields the protein MKPLLKEGSMSVFSISGCHSRESQAAMVGQEETSQDETCEMKMIDDREACSELSLLSTQKCLQGEQLNSQRSKWEAEKNEGKEEN